In one Myxococcus xanthus genomic region, the following are encoded:
- a CDS encoding DEAD/DEAH box helicase: protein MSDTFDNLGLSRETLGALRRARFTQPTPIQQQAIPPALAGRDVIGCAATGTGKTAAYVLPLVERLAGKKGTLALVLAPTRELVQQIAEPVRFFAEPRRLTHATVIGGEDMGAQVNALKTLPSFVIATPGRLVDLMENTAIRFPHLEALVLDEADRMLDMGFLPQLERIVAHLPRRRQTLLFSATLGPDVTRFAKSRLYKPVRLEVTRSGTPAERAEQRLYFLRPEEKTPLLLTLLAQDSATALVFTRAKERVDKVQRALQRAGHRTAVLHADRTQNQRKQAMEGFRNGTYRCLVATDIAARGLDVEDVGHVINYDLPHAAEDYVHRIGRTARAAASGVASTFATTREGQVITRIEHLMRSEIPRVQVPREDPVFKEAWEAFLAAQKDPGPPQKDHGQSKRAPDLAPGRHARSHGKRRS from the coding sequence GTGAGCGACACCTTCGACAATCTGGGCCTCTCGCGGGAGACGCTGGGCGCCCTGCGCCGCGCGCGTTTCACGCAGCCCACGCCCATCCAGCAGCAGGCCATCCCTCCAGCGCTCGCCGGGAGGGATGTCATCGGCTGCGCGGCCACCGGAACGGGCAAGACGGCCGCGTATGTCCTCCCCCTGGTGGAACGGCTCGCGGGGAAGAAGGGCACGCTCGCGCTGGTGCTGGCCCCCACGCGTGAGCTGGTCCAGCAAATCGCGGAGCCGGTGCGCTTCTTCGCGGAACCCCGCCGCCTCACGCACGCCACCGTCATTGGCGGTGAGGACATGGGCGCGCAGGTCAACGCCCTGAAGACGCTGCCTTCCTTCGTCATCGCCACGCCCGGGCGGCTGGTGGACCTGATGGAGAACACCGCCATCCGCTTCCCACACCTGGAAGCGCTCGTGCTGGATGAAGCGGACCGGATGCTCGACATGGGCTTCCTGCCGCAGCTCGAACGCATCGTCGCCCACCTGCCTCGCCGCCGGCAGACGCTGCTGTTCTCCGCGACGCTCGGGCCCGACGTCACCCGCTTCGCCAAGAGCCGGCTGTACAAGCCCGTGCGCCTGGAGGTCACCCGCAGCGGCACGCCCGCCGAGCGCGCCGAGCAACGGCTGTACTTCCTCCGTCCCGAGGAGAAGACGCCGCTGCTGCTCACCCTGCTGGCCCAGGACTCGGCGACGGCGCTGGTGTTCACCCGGGCGAAGGAGCGCGTGGACAAGGTCCAGCGGGCGCTCCAGCGCGCGGGACACCGGACCGCGGTGTTGCACGCGGACCGCACGCAGAACCAGCGCAAGCAGGCCATGGAGGGCTTCCGGAACGGCACCTACCGCTGCCTCGTGGCCACCGACATCGCGGCGCGTGGGCTCGACGTGGAGGACGTGGGCCACGTCATCAACTACGACCTGCCCCATGCAGCCGAGGACTACGTGCACCGCATCGGCCGCACGGCCCGAGCCGCCGCCAGCGGTGTCGCGTCGACCTTCGCCACCACGCGCGAGGGGCAGGTCATCACGCGCATCGAGCACCTGATGCGCTCGGAGATTCCCCGCGTCCAGGTGCCGCGCGAGGACCCCGTCTTCAAGGAGGCGTGGGAGGCCTTCCTCGCCGCGCAGAAGGACCCGGGTCCTCCGCAGAAGGACCACGGGCAGTCGAAGCGCGCGCCGGACCTGGCACCGGGACGGCACGCGCGCTCGCACGGAAAGCGCCGCTCGTAG
- a CDS encoding alpha-ketoglutarate-dependent dioxygenase AlkB, with translation MAFSPHKGRSLAHKARQRSPGHHYNASFMSAADRAEALSWLATLHPLWEERYSKHFPPPPGQSQRRLLRPVYWLGNWQFACLDYYHPPKGILNRCVQAEPFPAVLQRQVTKIEELARRMYRGPDMPPRWHLNTCLVNFYGSRLEDGRWVDTARVGEHKDFEPGPVASLSFGERALIQFVTSSRPGERDAVVLEQWLDDGSLQLFGGARWKDQTFHRVQRVDTRTGKTLAPELPDFRTRRINLTFRYVPDEHVIPFAALSPEAREDVRPYMAQLARGSAFFRDALAREAPGTPA, from the coding sequence ATGGCGTTTTCACCGCACAAGGGCCGTTCGCTGGCCCACAAGGCCCGTCAGCGCTCCCCCGGCCACCACTACAACGCGAGCTTCATGTCCGCCGCCGACCGCGCGGAGGCCCTGAGCTGGCTCGCGACGCTCCACCCGCTGTGGGAAGAGCGCTACTCCAAGCACTTCCCCCCGCCACCGGGGCAGTCCCAGCGGCGGCTGCTGCGGCCGGTGTATTGGCTCGGCAACTGGCAGTTCGCGTGCCTCGACTACTACCACCCGCCCAAGGGCATCCTGAACCGGTGCGTCCAGGCCGAGCCCTTTCCGGCGGTGCTCCAGCGCCAGGTGACGAAAATCGAGGAGCTGGCGCGGCGGATGTACCGCGGGCCGGACATGCCTCCCCGCTGGCACCTCAACACCTGCCTGGTGAACTTCTACGGGAGCCGGTTGGAGGACGGGCGCTGGGTGGACACCGCCCGAGTGGGCGAGCACAAGGACTTCGAGCCGGGCCCCGTGGCCTCGCTGTCCTTCGGTGAGCGTGCCCTCATCCAGTTCGTCACGTCCTCCCGCCCAGGCGAACGTGACGCGGTGGTGTTGGAGCAGTGGCTGGATGACGGCTCGCTCCAGCTCTTCGGCGGCGCGCGCTGGAAGGACCAGACGTTCCACCGCGTGCAGCGGGTGGACACGCGCACGGGCAAGACGCTGGCTCCGGAGCTGCCGGACTTCCGCACCCGCCGCATCAACCTGACGTTCCGCTACGTGCCGGACGAACACGTCATTCCGTTCGCCGCGCTCTCTCCCGAGGCGCGCGAGGACGTGCGGCCCTACATGGCGCAGCTCGCCCGGGGCAGCGCCTTCTTCCGCGATGCCCTCGCACGTGAGGCGCCGGGCACGCCGGCCTGA
- a CDS encoding LysM peptidoglycan-binding domain-containing protein: MRAQDSVPVAAAEPLPEAPPLASASATEPVAPVAEAASAPTSTADDCALSAEDLEPEEEELAEGEGDDGEKETPDAVAAGAASTGPLYSADISDEELARRWKDEISSLGSMAVGFAHSGRLVNARQFPQGDDWIVVTPAGAWATEETVNYLADAIRDVRARFPNAPPLRVNGMSHKEGGHMRPHKSHQNGRDVDVGFYYPTVDPIRTRAREHVIDVRMNWEFIRSVLVKTDVQMILVDRRVRKVIYDHAVRAGEDKAWLDSIFNDGPMGIVRHARGHRDHFHIRFHNPRAQELGRRVQPFLALQPEHNVTTHRIRNGDTLGGIALKYGSSVAMIKKANRMRNNFLRAGNRLSVPLRGPCTHCPVPPPLVLPTRRLPPNVVAPAMVAAAPAAKAENGCVRTEGAVAQGAATVVPAVGAASVEAASTVLASAPVGESAPVVTSAVGNSVDAAAVKPAAGGALDVAAVKPAGGTSVNVASPVKPANAVNVASTVVPVAAEGALATTPAATDTAVAQPASVKAAPAEQTAASSPAPAMQPTVVPTREKGEGAAGITHGR, translated from the coding sequence GTGCGTGCCCAGGACTCCGTCCCCGTGGCCGCCGCCGAGCCGCTACCCGAGGCTCCTCCGCTGGCGTCCGCTTCCGCCACCGAGCCGGTGGCCCCGGTGGCGGAGGCTGCTTCCGCGCCCACGTCCACCGCGGATGACTGCGCGTTGAGCGCGGAGGACCTGGAGCCCGAGGAGGAGGAGCTGGCCGAGGGCGAGGGCGACGACGGCGAGAAGGAGACGCCGGACGCCGTGGCCGCGGGCGCCGCTTCGACAGGGCCGCTCTACTCGGCTGACATCTCCGATGAGGAGCTGGCGCGGCGGTGGAAGGACGAGATTTCCTCGCTGGGCTCCATGGCAGTGGGTTTCGCGCACAGCGGCCGGCTGGTGAACGCCAGGCAGTTCCCCCAGGGAGACGACTGGATCGTCGTCACTCCCGCGGGCGCCTGGGCCACCGAGGAGACCGTCAACTACCTGGCCGACGCCATCCGCGACGTGCGTGCCCGCTTCCCGAATGCGCCTCCGCTGCGGGTCAATGGGATGAGCCACAAGGAGGGCGGCCACATGCGCCCTCACAAGAGCCACCAGAACGGCCGTGACGTGGACGTGGGCTTCTACTACCCGACGGTGGACCCCATCCGGACCCGCGCGCGCGAGCACGTCATCGACGTGCGCATGAACTGGGAGTTCATCCGCTCGGTGCTCGTGAAGACGGACGTGCAGATGATTCTCGTCGACCGTCGCGTGCGGAAGGTCATCTACGACCACGCCGTGCGCGCGGGCGAGGACAAGGCGTGGTTGGACTCGATTTTCAATGACGGCCCCATGGGCATCGTCCGGCATGCCCGCGGCCACCGCGACCACTTCCACATCCGCTTCCACAATCCGCGTGCCCAGGAGCTGGGTCGTCGGGTGCAGCCGTTCCTGGCGCTCCAGCCGGAGCACAATGTGACGACGCACCGCATCCGGAACGGTGACACGCTGGGCGGCATCGCGCTCAAGTACGGGTCGTCGGTGGCGATGATCAAGAAGGCCAACCGGATGCGGAACAACTTCCTGCGCGCGGGGAACCGGCTGTCCGTGCCCCTGCGCGGGCCCTGCACGCACTGCCCGGTGCCGCCGCCGCTCGTGCTGCCCACCCGGCGCCTGCCCCCGAACGTGGTGGCGCCGGCGATGGTTGCCGCCGCTCCCGCGGCGAAGGCGGAGAATGGTTGTGTTCGGACTGAGGGGGCTGTGGCGCAGGGGGCGGCCACCGTCGTTCCCGCGGTGGGCGCGGCCTCCGTCGAGGCGGCATCGACTGTGTTGGCCTCCGCTCCCGTTGGGGAGTCGGCTCCCGTGGTGACGTCGGCTGTGGGGAACTCCGTGGATGCGGCTGCGGTGAAGCCTGCGGCCGGTGGGGCTCTGGACGTGGCTGCGGTGAAGCCTGCTGGAGGGACGTCCGTCAATGTGGCTTCGCCGGTGAAGCCCGCGAACGCCGTCAACGTGGCGTCGACGGTGGTTCCCGTCGCGGCGGAAGGTGCCCTGGCGACGACGCCTGCCGCCACGGATACCGCGGTGGCGCAGCCCGCTTCCGTCAAGGCGGCTCCGGCGGAGCAGACCGCTGCGTCCAGCCCGGCTCCGGCCATGCAGCCCACTGTCGTACCGACGCGCGAGAAGGGCGAGGGCGCCGCGGGCATCACTCACGGCCGCTGA
- the deoD gene encoding purine-nucleoside phosphorylase, with product MATPHISAAPGDFADVVLMPGDPLRARYISDRFLEGAREVTSVRNMLGFTGTFRGRRVSVMGHGMGVPSISIYATELIKTYGVRVIIRVGSCGALSTDVKVREVIVATGAGTDSNVNRMRLMGHDFAAVADFTLARRAMEAAERRNKPVRAGPVFTSDLFYHPQEQLNATLARMGVLAVEMEVAGLYGVAAESGARALGLLTVSDHIITGESLTPQERQTTFDEMIELALDVAHAEPTP from the coding sequence ATGGCGACTCCTCATATCTCCGCTGCCCCTGGTGACTTCGCTGACGTGGTCCTCATGCCTGGCGACCCGCTCCGCGCTCGTTACATCTCCGACCGCTTCCTGGAAGGTGCCCGCGAGGTCACCTCCGTGCGCAACATGCTCGGCTTCACCGGGACCTTCCGGGGCCGGCGCGTGTCGGTGATGGGGCACGGCATGGGCGTTCCCTCCATCTCCATCTACGCCACCGAGCTCATCAAGACGTATGGGGTGCGCGTGATCATCCGCGTGGGCAGCTGCGGCGCGCTGAGCACCGACGTGAAGGTCCGGGAGGTCATCGTCGCGACGGGGGCCGGCACGGACTCCAACGTGAATCGGATGCGGCTGATGGGGCATGACTTCGCCGCGGTGGCGGACTTCACGCTCGCGCGCCGGGCCATGGAGGCGGCGGAGCGGCGCAACAAGCCTGTGCGCGCCGGCCCCGTCTTCACCTCCGACCTCTTCTACCACCCGCAGGAGCAGCTCAACGCCACCCTGGCGCGGATGGGTGTCCTGGCCGTCGAGATGGAGGTCGCCGGCCTCTACGGCGTGGCCGCGGAGTCGGGCGCCCGCGCGCTGGGGCTGCTCACGGTGTCGGACCACATCATCACCGGGGAGAGTCTCACGCCGCAGGAGCGGCAGACGACGTTCGACGAGATGATTGAACTCGCCCTGGACGTCGCACACGCCGAACCCACGCCGTAG
- a CDS encoding TonB family protein: METLFRNGRLALAAVLVLALSPMALAAAGSPQLQAFFQQDLTSADYQQKVYSRVAGKWRQPGAKGTPGLGKKTVVRAVIGRDGKLLSADVSTESGSKTWDAAALLAVKKAAPFPPLPANFPGATLDAHFHVAWVAGP, encoded by the coding sequence TTGGAAACCCTGTTCCGAAATGGTCGCCTGGCGCTCGCCGCCGTGCTCGTCCTGGCCCTGTCGCCCATGGCCCTGGCCGCCGCGGGCAGTCCGCAACTCCAGGCCTTCTTCCAGCAGGACCTGACCAGCGCTGACTACCAGCAGAAGGTCTACTCGCGCGTCGCGGGGAAGTGGCGGCAACCCGGTGCCAAGGGCACGCCCGGTTTGGGGAAGAAGACGGTGGTCCGGGCCGTGATTGGCAGGGACGGCAAGCTCCTCTCCGCCGATGTGTCCACGGAGTCCGGTTCGAAGACGTGGGATGCCGCCGCGCTGTTGGCCGTGAAGAAGGCGGCGCCCTTCCCGCCGCTGCCGGCGAATTTCCCCGGTGCCACGCTGGACGCCCACTTCCACGTGGCCTGGGTGGCCGGGCCCTGA
- a CDS encoding cytochrome P450, which yields MSIHPAGASTAAPLPPLSPGAPLIGHLRALRKDPLHFLQAQAREYGDVVRLPMGPADLVLVAHPDGVRHVLQDHARNYSKQSRGFRVLQELLGHGLLTSDGDHWLRQRRLAQPAFHRQRVAGFTRTMVDAAADLAATMEARADTGAAFNVAEDFTRLTLRIASSTLFGADVSSATHDIATVMSRLQVFVYKRLTQPVPLSLRLPLPAHRQFERDVGSLNRVVHGIIAKRRRESGEHHDLLQMMMEAHDDDTGERMSDSQLRDEVLTLLLAGHETTASALAWTIMLLSQHPGVRRDMESELARELGGRNPTHEDLPRLELTHRVVDESLRLYPPAWALSRIATKEDLVGGFRIPKGAHLLIAPWVTHRHPSIWDNPEGFDPDRFLPEREQARPRFAWFPFGGGPRQCIGNQFALMELVLVLATLLQRVRLNLTPGQVIHPTPAITLRPRPGVWVTASRP from the coding sequence ATGTCCATCCATCCAGCGGGTGCGTCGACCGCCGCGCCCCTTCCGCCCCTGTCACCAGGAGCCCCGCTGATCGGACATCTACGTGCCCTGAGAAAGGACCCGCTCCACTTCCTGCAAGCCCAGGCGCGGGAATACGGCGACGTGGTGCGCCTCCCCATGGGGCCCGCCGACCTCGTCCTGGTGGCGCACCCGGATGGCGTGCGCCACGTCCTCCAAGACCATGCGCGCAACTACAGCAAACAGTCACGCGGATTCAGGGTGCTTCAAGAACTGCTGGGCCATGGCCTGCTCACCAGCGACGGTGACCATTGGCTGCGGCAACGCCGACTCGCGCAGCCCGCTTTCCATCGCCAACGGGTCGCGGGCTTCACGAGGACCATGGTGGACGCGGCTGCGGACCTCGCCGCCACGATGGAGGCCCGCGCCGACACGGGCGCCGCGTTCAATGTGGCCGAGGACTTCACCCGCCTGACGCTTCGCATCGCCAGCTCGACGCTGTTCGGCGCCGATGTCAGCAGCGCCACGCATGACATCGCGACGGTGATGAGCCGGCTGCAAGTGTTTGTCTACAAGCGGCTCACACAACCCGTGCCGCTTTCCTTGCGCCTTCCGCTTCCCGCCCATCGGCAGTTCGAGCGAGACGTCGGCAGCCTCAACCGCGTGGTGCACGGCATCATCGCGAAGCGACGACGCGAGAGCGGCGAGCACCACGACCTGCTGCAGATGATGATGGAGGCACACGATGATGACACGGGCGAGCGGATGAGCGACTCGCAGCTCCGCGACGAGGTCCTGACCCTGCTGCTCGCCGGCCATGAAACGACGGCGAGCGCGCTGGCATGGACCATCATGCTGTTGTCCCAGCACCCGGGCGTGCGAAGGGACATGGAGTCGGAGCTGGCACGTGAACTGGGTGGCCGCAACCCCACGCACGAGGACCTGCCCCGGCTGGAACTCACCCACCGCGTGGTGGACGAATCCTTGCGGCTCTATCCACCGGCATGGGCCCTCTCTCGAATCGCCACCAAGGAGGACCTCGTGGGCGGATTCCGGATTCCCAAAGGCGCCCATCTATTGATCGCCCCCTGGGTGACACACCGGCACCCGAGCATCTGGGACAATCCTGAAGGCTTCGACCCGGATCGCTTCCTTCCCGAACGGGAGCAGGCGCGTCCACGCTTCGCCTGGTTCCCTTTCGGCGGTGGGCCACGTCAGTGCATCGGCAACCAGTTCGCGCTGATGGAGTTGGTGTTGGTGCTGGCCACCCTGCTCCAACGCGTCCGGCTGAACCTGACGCCGGGCCAAGTCATCCACCCCACGCCCGCCATCACCCTGCGCCCCAGGCCCGGCGTCTGGGTCACCGCCTCGCGGCCCTGA
- a CDS encoding abortive infection system antitoxin AbiGi family protein yields the protein MMLGYQTNPQWRDMSDFVVHFTKPGPPYRDAYQNMMSILGARTLIPGAEGFGIARREPAVAERHRSVCFSEIPLDQLARLVQRRSLYGIGFSKTYILSQGGGPVWYVQYASPAHLALKHQVERALAAPSPLQEPIWSMTPFVDIQGDHHNAPYSYRFDWEREWRVPGLLRFTEYDVAALFLPEELHDTAREFFTWAVREKAGPGYFCPCLDPLWKSDQIAEALAKHASDSVRLKAG from the coding sequence ATGATGCTCGGCTACCAGACGAATCCACAGTGGCGAGACATGTCTGACTTCGTGGTTCACTTCACGAAGCCGGGACCACCCTATCGTGACGCCTACCAGAACATGATGAGCATCCTCGGCGCCCGGACGCTCATCCCCGGCGCCGAGGGCTTCGGCATCGCCCGCCGAGAGCCCGCCGTCGCCGAGCGCCACCGCTCCGTGTGCTTCAGCGAGATTCCCCTGGACCAGCTCGCCCGGCTCGTCCAGCGCCGCAGCCTGTATGGCATTGGTTTCAGCAAGACCTACATCCTCTCCCAGGGCGGCGGCCCTGTCTGGTACGTCCAGTACGCCTCCCCCGCGCACCTCGCCCTGAAGCATCAGGTGGAGCGCGCGCTCGCGGCGCCTTCACCCCTGCAAGAGCCCATCTGGTCCATGACGCCCTTTGTGGACATCCAGGGCGACCATCACAACGCGCCCTACAGCTACCGCTTCGACTGGGAGCGCGAGTGGCGCGTGCCGGGCCTGCTCCGCTTCACCGAGTACGACGTCGCCGCCCTCTTCCTGCCCGAGGAGCTCCACGACACCGCCCGCGAGTTCTTCACCTGGGCCGTGCGCGAGAAGGCGGGCCCCGGCTACTTCTGCCCCTGCCTGGACCCGCTGTGGAAGTCGGACCAGATCGCCGAGGCGCTCGCGAAGCACGCCTCTGATTCCGTGCGACTCAAAGCCGGATAG
- a CDS encoding MerR family DNA-binding protein gives MRVRFVRRTQGLGFTLREVAAFLAMEDGRIPSPSELETFAAAKLQAIDARHPEAAGPGRLPTGHRVSRPDLAGRPPSGGVHEPTTPAPRGVPGASRNG, from the coding sequence ATGCGCGTGCGCTTCGTCCGGCGGACGCAGGGGCTGGGCTTCACGCTGCGGGAGGTCGCCGCCTTCCTCGCGATGGAGGACGGGCGCATCCCCTCCCCCTCCGAGTTGGAGACCTTCGCGGCGGCGAAGCTCCAGGCCATCGACGCGCGCCATCCAGAAGCTGCTGGCCCAGGGAGGTTGCCCACCGGACACCGCGTGTCCCGTCCTGACCTCGCCGGGCGCCCTCCCTCCGGCGGCGTCCACGAACCGACAACGCCGGCACCGCGGGGGGTGCCAGGCGCGTCACGGAATGGTTAA
- a CDS encoding CotH kinase family protein, which yields MFLAGVAGLMVACGGDSGSRGLPDPASEPPDNGTLPDAGLPTNGTDGGTTPDAGTGPGPPDGGEPDGGPPPQSNLCEPTAGEPRWVLEGEPVSATVTCTTGHAAPDTRFVVDNLPPGARFDAATGTLSWTPGKDQAAVWHLTLREESTGETGTLKVGVAENESAPGNVPIVDPAAYTEEFGLPVFHLSYEGGLTAGGYLPVQLVYRGQRFDLEAKYRGATSSVFPKRSLTLKFPDEDLFTEPVFGNGFEDRKRVVLITTFNDNSYIRSRLAFDVWSRMSPGHIHLRTYSAVLYANNKYVGLYTAADHVNKRLMAAHGIDKDADAFKAVDHRANFSRLRKDGTTKSSLHEGFEKSEGDPEEGEPGAFAPMEALTAFIADSNADAFRAGFPQRMNARDYEDWWIFNTLILGVDSQAKNAYHAYDPATGGPWRFIPWDLDASFGQTYDTTRTSPTARPNFRADNLLFQRMLADPTIAGPLRERYRALLHGSLNVEVMQALIDGYVQETAPSARRDWAKWGAKHRAFGDPNDPWGGHGNFPHWHTRKDFNSYEKEIEYVRQWIRTRWDALESQLP from the coding sequence ATGTTCCTGGCGGGAGTCGCGGGGCTGATGGTGGCGTGTGGTGGCGACTCCGGAAGCCGTGGCCTTCCGGACCCCGCCAGCGAGCCCCCTGACAACGGGACGCTTCCCGACGCAGGCCTGCCCACGAACGGCACGGACGGAGGGACGACACCCGACGCGGGAACCGGCCCAGGTCCCCCTGACGGCGGCGAGCCCGACGGCGGCCCACCGCCGCAGTCCAACCTCTGTGAGCCCACCGCGGGCGAGCCACGCTGGGTGCTCGAAGGCGAGCCCGTCTCCGCCACCGTGACGTGCACCACCGGCCATGCCGCGCCGGACACGCGCTTCGTCGTGGACAACCTGCCGCCCGGCGCCCGGTTCGATGCGGCCACGGGCACCCTGAGCTGGACGCCCGGCAAGGACCAGGCCGCCGTGTGGCACCTCACGCTCCGGGAAGAGAGCACCGGCGAGACGGGCACGCTCAAGGTCGGCGTGGCGGAGAACGAGTCCGCGCCCGGCAACGTCCCCATCGTCGACCCGGCGGCCTACACGGAGGAGTTCGGCCTGCCGGTGTTCCACCTCTCCTACGAGGGCGGTTTGACGGCGGGCGGCTACCTGCCGGTGCAGCTCGTCTACCGGGGCCAGCGCTTCGACCTGGAGGCGAAGTACCGGGGCGCCACCTCCAGTGTGTTTCCCAAGCGCAGCCTCACGCTGAAATTCCCGGACGAGGACCTGTTCACCGAGCCTGTCTTCGGAAACGGCTTCGAGGACCGCAAGCGCGTGGTGCTCATCACCACGTTCAATGACAACTCCTACATTCGCTCACGGCTCGCCTTCGACGTGTGGAGCCGGATGAGCCCGGGCCATATCCACCTGCGCACCTACAGCGCGGTGCTCTACGCCAACAACAAATACGTCGGCCTTTACACGGCTGCGGACCACGTCAACAAACGCCTGATGGCCGCGCACGGCATCGACAAGGACGCGGACGCCTTCAAGGCCGTGGACCACCGCGCCAACTTCTCGCGCCTGCGCAAAGACGGCACGACCAAGAGCAGCCTCCACGAAGGCTTCGAAAAGTCGGAGGGCGATCCCGAGGAAGGCGAGCCTGGCGCCTTCGCGCCCATGGAGGCGCTCACCGCCTTCATCGCGGACTCGAACGCGGACGCCTTCCGCGCCGGCTTCCCGCAGCGGATGAATGCGCGGGACTACGAAGACTGGTGGATCTTCAACACGCTCATCCTGGGCGTGGACTCGCAGGCGAAGAATGCCTACCACGCCTACGACCCGGCCACCGGCGGCCCCTGGCGCTTCATCCCCTGGGACTTGGACGCGAGCTTCGGGCAGACCTACGACACCACCCGGACCTCACCCACGGCGCGGCCCAATTTCCGGGCGGACAACCTGCTCTTCCAGCGCATGCTGGCCGACCCCACCATCGCCGGGCCCTTGCGCGAGCGCTACCGGGCGCTGCTGCACGGCAGCCTGAACGTGGAGGTCATGCAGGCCCTCATCGACGGCTACGTCCAGGAGACGGCGCCTTCCGCGCGGCGTGACTGGGCGAAGTGGGGCGCCAAGCACCGCGCCTTCGGCGACCCGAATGACCCGTGGGGCGGCCATGGCAACTTCCCCCACTGGCACACGCGCAAGGACTTCAACTCCTACGAGAAGGAAATCGAGTACGTGCGCCAGTGGATTCGGACCCGCTGGGACGCGCTGGAGAGCCAGTTGCCCTGA
- the asnS gene encoding asparagine--tRNA ligase has protein sequence MQVVSVKKALAGGVEEGTKVEVRGWVRTRRDSKAGISFVNVSDGSTFDPIQVVAPNSLPNYEKEILHLTAGCSVISRGTLVKSQGKGQAYEVQADEVQVLGFVDDPDTYPIQPKQHTLEFLRDVAHLRVRTNTFSAVTRVRHRAAQAVHRFFDEEGFFWVNTPIITASDAEGAGQMFRVSTLDAVNPPRTSDGKIDWHKDFFGKEAYLTVSGQLNAEAYALAMSKVYTFGPTFRAENSNTTRHLAEFWMIEPEVAFADLNEDANLAERFLKHVFKAVLNDCAPDLKFFEERVQKGVIERMEKFINSSFERIDYTEAVEILKKAKKKFEFEPEWGKDLQTEHERYLTEEHVGRPVVVMNYPEAIKSFYMRLNDDGKTVAAMDVLAPGIGEIIGGSQREERLDVLDQRIQKFGLKPESYQWYRDLRRYGSVPHAGFGLGFERLIVYMCGLQNIRDAIPYPRVPGSAAF, from the coding sequence ATGCAGGTCGTCAGTGTGAAGAAGGCCCTCGCGGGAGGGGTGGAGGAGGGGACGAAGGTGGAGGTCCGCGGCTGGGTGCGCACGCGCCGCGACTCCAAGGCGGGCATCAGCTTCGTCAACGTCAGCGACGGGTCGACGTTCGACCCCATCCAGGTCGTCGCTCCGAATTCGCTGCCCAACTACGAGAAGGAAATCCTGCACCTCACCGCGGGCTGCTCGGTCATCAGCCGGGGCACGCTGGTGAAGTCCCAGGGCAAGGGGCAGGCCTATGAAGTCCAGGCGGACGAAGTCCAGGTGCTGGGCTTCGTGGACGACCCGGACACGTACCCCATCCAGCCCAAGCAGCACACGCTGGAGTTCCTGCGCGACGTGGCCCACCTGCGCGTGCGCACCAACACGTTCAGCGCCGTCACGCGCGTGCGGCACCGCGCCGCCCAGGCCGTCCACCGCTTCTTCGACGAGGAGGGCTTCTTCTGGGTCAACACGCCCATCATCACCGCGAGCGACGCGGAGGGCGCCGGGCAGATGTTCCGCGTCTCCACGCTGGACGCGGTGAATCCGCCGCGCACGTCGGACGGGAAGATTGACTGGCACAAGGACTTCTTCGGCAAGGAGGCGTACCTGACCGTCTCTGGCCAGCTCAACGCGGAGGCCTACGCCCTGGCTATGTCCAAGGTGTACACGTTCGGCCCCACGTTCCGGGCGGAGAACTCCAACACCACGCGGCACCTGGCCGAGTTCTGGATGATCGAGCCGGAGGTTGCCTTCGCGGACCTCAACGAGGACGCGAACCTGGCCGAGCGCTTCCTCAAGCATGTCTTCAAGGCGGTGCTCAATGACTGTGCGCCGGACCTGAAGTTCTTCGAGGAGCGGGTGCAGAAAGGCGTCATCGAGCGCATGGAGAAGTTCATCAACTCCAGCTTCGAGCGCATCGACTACACCGAGGCCGTCGAAATCCTGAAGAAGGCCAAGAAGAAGTTCGAGTTCGAGCCCGAGTGGGGCAAGGACCTCCAGACGGAGCACGAGCGCTATCTCACCGAGGAGCACGTGGGCCGGCCGGTGGTGGTGATGAACTACCCGGAGGCCATCAAGTCCTTCTACATGCGCCTGAACGATGACGGGAAGACGGTCGCCGCCATGGACGTGCTCGCCCCGGGCATTGGCGAAATCATCGGCGGCAGCCAGCGCGAGGAGCGCCTGGATGTGCTGGATCAGCGCATCCAGAAGTTCGGCCTGAAGCCGGAGAGCTACCAGTGGTACCGCGACCTGCGGCGCTACGGCTCCGTGCCACACGCGGGCTTCGGGCTCGGCTTCGAGCGGCTCATCGTCTACATGTGCGGTCTGCAGAACATCCGGGACGCGATTCCCTACCCGCGCGTGCCGGGCTCCGCGGCGTTCTAA